A segment of the Pseudobacteriovorax antillogorgiicola genome:
CTTCCAGTAGGGATTTGATGTGGCTCAAGTCTTCCGAGCCTAAGTTCATCTTCGAAAATACCCGTTCAAAGGGGTTGGTGTGGGCCACAGAATCGTTGCCAATGAAATGGACCAAATTTTTGGAGAAGTCGTCTCCTATGGCATAGCCATGTTTACCCTTTGCAATCGAAAAGATCGCTTGATGGATGGAGTCAAGGATAGCTCGGGTATTTCGGGCCTCGAACTCAGCGTTATTCTTTTGACGCTTTGATTCATTCAGGTAGCGGTAGGTTGTAACGCTAAATATACCAGCGCAGACGCCACAGAGAAGATACGAAAAGAAATGATTCATATAGGCGTAATAGCGAAAAAGAGGTGATTCCATTGGGAATTCGAAGGCGTAAGAGTTGATAAGTAACGTGCACGAAAAATAGCTGATAATCGAGAAAACTACAGCAATGATACCAACTCGGATTCCATTCAATAGAAAGGTCGATTGAATGGCTATCATCACATACATGGCGGCCGAGGAATAGGCATTGCCAGTGACAGATGTGATCAGAGTGAGGGTAACCACTGCCGAAAAATTAGCTATAATCGTCGCAATCCAGGGCTTGTCCCTGATGGCAAGCACCAAGGCAATCACTGCCGGGATAAAACCAACAAAAATGACAAATTTTTGAGCAAGGCTGTTTTTAAGGAGAAGATCGTAGACTAAGATGTAGGGTGACCAGCAGATACAGTAGCTTAGGATGAACCCGATCGCCATCTTACGGCTGATCCCAAGGCCTTGCATGATCTCTCCTTGCGGCTGTTGTTTCCTCTCCATAAATTCTATCACAGCTTAAGCCCATCGCGGGCTTAGAGGCTCAAGCTGTGACTAAAAATTACTTTGAGCCACCGTAGGCTAACCACCCACAGATAAATTATTGCCCAGCAAAATAGTTTGACCGTGCTGAGGCGGTCGTCGATACCATGCTTTCGAGTCTCTTGACGAGCGAATGAACTGCCTCTTGATTAAATCCATTAGCTTTGATCGGGAGATGTCTAGTACCTCAGCTAACAGTGAGTCTATGCGCTTATTGCATTGGCCCTCAAGATTCACCGTTATGATGGCTGGGCAGCTCGAATCTAGATCGATATCGAGACCCTTGATGAACGGAGAACTTGCCACAATATCTCCACGGGTAACTCCTTTGATACCGTGAATATCATTTGCATATCGCTCAGCTAGTTGATGATCGTTGTCACGGAAGCAACGTAGGGTTGTCGAATCAATTTTGGTGACGTGTGTCCTTGCTAGAATCTCTCTATTCCAAGTTTGATCACACTGGCAACACTTATAGATAAGCCAGACATCCAGTAGCTTGTGGTTTCCATTAACACGAAACTTTCGAGACGAATTGAACTCTCTCTTGGATTGGCATTTTCTACAGTAGCGAAGAATCGAGGGAGTTGATTGGCTTGCGATGGTCCAGGTAACATGCTTGTAAGTTGTCAATGGTGTCTCCGATCTGGGAAGGCGAAGACAAGCAGAGAAAGCCGGCGGCATAAGACATGCCCGTGACGGAAGGGTGGCAAACTCTGAGATGCTTAAAGCGAAGTTCTGAATGGGAAAACCACTAAGCCAAGGTAAGAGTTAGCCAAACCTCAGCTTGTCGACGCACTTTCCCATAGAACAAATGGAAGAACTTGGTGCTATTGGCAGCACAGTCTTCGTTGTTAGAAAAAGTGTTTCGATTCAGAACTGGGTTTGGCTATAAACTTGGCAAAACAGACCTCGATGAAAGTTGATTTGGGAGCCTGAGATAAGTGCAGGCAGAAGTCTTACAGCAAGACGTGTTCCAGCAGGGTAGGATTCTATAGTACAGATATTACGGTGGCTTACCATTGATTGTGTACCTATTCGGCAGCTGAATGGCCGAATATAGACCGAGCGCGGCTCATTTTGGGTCAAGGTCGGCCCATGCTGGATTGAACTATTCTTCGGCTTGTTCGCAATATTTAAGTTGGCTTAGTGTCTTTTGCAATTGGTATAAAAATCACCTGCGGAGATACAATGATACGCTCTGTCTTTATGACTATGTTCTTGATACTTTTGACTTCCTGCGCCAGCCACTTACCTGGAACGAAGGGCATAGACCCCAAAATTGACTCCGAATCTTCTGATTCAACTGCCCCACTTGAGATATCGCTCGATCGTATTGACGATCTCTCCAGCCCTCAGTACCAGGCCTATCTTGTAAGCTTGCAGAATAATCGTAAGGACTGGACGCGGGTAGCATCCATCCAGCTACGTTTTTACGCTGGTGGTAGAGAGCCAACCTTTCTCCTTGGCGAAGATCTAGCGACCTATCTGAAGTCTGTAAAGAGACGAAATAATATTACAGAACACAATAAGCAGTTGGCTATCAAAGGCCTAGCGTTCATTTCAGCCCCCATTTTGTTTAACCATCAAAGTTGGGCCAGACAAGCTGGTACCATAGGTTTGGCCAGCGCCCTTAGCTACGATCTTGCCCAGAGAGTGATCAAAGAAAAAGGGCAGGCGGAGTTTGCCAAGGCATTGCCTGAAGGTCATGTTCTTAAATCCTTTTCTATTCCACCGGGCCTATCGAACACCGCTTGGGGTGTGATCAAAATGGATGAGAATTACGATTACCGTTTGATTCAAGTGATTGTTCGTGAGAAAGACGGCACCACCAATGAATTCTTCATCCCCTCTAGCGGCCTAGAAAAAGAGGCCGAGAAAGTTTACCAAGCACGGAAGAAAAGGAAGAACAGGTACGCGAGCTATCAAGAAATTCTGAACGAGAAGATCAAGCAGTTGACTGATAAGATCAAGAAATCATAGACGACGAGATAAACATAATTTTCCTGGGTGAGGCCATCCCACCAATGAGTCTATCGACTCAGGAAACGTCCTCTCCCTCTAGGAGCTATGGGCACTAGTGCTTAGTCACATTGGATTCTCGGCTAGGCGTCGAGGAATGATTGAGGAGATAGTACTCCCGTACAGCGACGATTGAGAGACGATGACAACAACGCCGAGGATTCAATGTGACTAAGCACTAGGCTGAAAACTGTGCATTGATTAACTCTCCAAGGGAATCATTTTCAAACGGCTTGCCTACAACGATAATCGACTTTGAGGAATCTGATTCGAGAATAAGCTCTTCCTCAAAGCCTGTAATCATGATTACAGGAACTTCATTGTTTGATTCAAATATCTGATTAATCATCTGCTCGCCATTCATCTTTGGCATTATATAGTCAGTTACGATTAGATCGACGTTTTGTTGATCATAATTTAGCACAGCCTCTTCTGGGTCGCTGAAGGGCAGTGGAGTGTATCCAGCCAATCGAATAAAGCTAGTCAGAATGTCGAGAATATCAGGATCATCGTCGACAACCATAATACTTTTGGTCATGCTTCGCTCCAGTGTTATACTCTTCAAATAACTAGTCTATCTTCCTGCGAGGGTACTGTCTATTGACTAAGTGTAGCCGTTACAACGATCGAATAGAGTTCGACAAAACTATTAGCGTTATCATCAAGAATACCAGACTTAGATTCTCATGCTACTGGCTAAAATTGAAGGACCTCTCGGAAAATGGTGTAGGACTTATCTACAATGGGAAGGGAATTCTTCCTCTTAAAATTGGGGACTTCATTGATATAACTTTGGATGTGCACTGTAGACAGTTTCAGCGCCCCATCCATTTGGTGGCAGAGATTATCCATCAAACTTCATCTAAAGATCCGGATGATGAAACGGAAGTGATTTTCATAGGGGCTAAGATTACCAATGTTGATGAAAGACACCAAGTGCAGTGGAAGGAAGATCTTGCTACTATTCTGAAGGTTTCAAAATAAGGTTGAATATCCTGAAAGCTTGCAGAAGCTTTTCAATGGGGAAAACTTTTCCAAACTTTGAGTAGGAGTCGCAAAGCTTCATAACCAACAAAAAAGGGGAACAAAGTTCCCCTAAAAAATCGAATTCACAAGAAGCCAAGAAACTAAGTTAGAACTACTTCTGGCAGACCATGGCTGGTCGACTTCCTGAAAGCCGTGCCTCCTGGGAATTGAAAAAGGCAGCCTCGACACACTTAGCTCCCTTCTCACAATGGCTATCGTTTTGGCAATAGCATTCTCCAGTCACGTTACAGCCAGGTACCAGCAGCTCATCAAGACTCTGCTCTCCCGTAGCTCTGCGGAAAAAGGGGTTCACGAAAACACTGTTCGGATCTAATTCCTCTTTCGCGTCAAGAAACTCAGAAAAGCGAGGATACTTATTAGCGACGTCTTCGAAAATAGCCGGAGAATTCTTGCCCCAGTGAGGTCGACCGTCGTACTTACGAAGGGTCATCTGCTCAATCTCCAGATTGACAAAGTAATTTTTGGGCACTTTCTTTCCAAGAGATCGACGGTCGATGCCTTCTTCAAGGGGAAATGCTACCCCTCCCTGGCGAAGCGTGTATTCGATACTTATATAGGCTGTATCCCGCCCAGAAGCCATCCCAAGGTAACTATCTGAAGCTTTTCCGAACCGGAAATAGATGCCATTGAGTGGAAAGCATGTTCTAGGGTTTGCAGCTAGCAGGTTCTTCACATCCCGAATCCAATCAGGCAAATCATCCAAGGCAATCGCAGTTTCCTGGAGCTGAATCGGTAAGAAATCCCAGACACAATCGGCATACCCACCTTTACATGCAAAATATTGCATGTCGTAACTCATACCGATCGCGCCTTCTACTCTCTTGCGAGTGCCTTTTTTTGCCCAATAGGACTCGGCACGGCTTTTGTAGCGTTGGTTAGCAACAGTGCACTGCAACCAAGTGCCGGGGACCTCATGAAGGAGCTTAAATACCCCAGAAAATAGAGCCTCTTTCAACCAGGAATTATCAGCCTGCGCATTGAAAGCATCGTTTTTCGTTGGAACTGGTTCGTCATCGACCACCTCATAGCTAGTTACCGTATATTTACCCAGACCAGGAAACCAGCCGATGTTGGTGGAATAAGAGTTTCTCGCCAGATCTAAAATAACCTCTTCCAGGTTACTGTCGTTGTCATATGCTTTCGCGATCCCTCTTACCTTAAACAGTGGCTCCATTTGAATGGTGGCTTCCACTACGATCCCGAGGACTCCAAGATTGACCCTAGCAGCATCCAGTTGCTCACCTCTCAGAGTTATGATCTTGGCCATGCCGTCTTCATCAAGCTGACTTGAGACGATTTTCATCTCTGTCACGTAGTCTGATAACATAGAGCCTTTCTTCATTAAGGTCGATCCATGGGTTCCGCTCCCCAGCATTCCACCTATGGAGAAGGTCCCTAGTTCTGTAACCATATTGACAGCAAGCCCTTGTTCTCCAGCGATACGATTGAAAACATCAAATCGCATTCCCGCTTGCACAGTCATCAACATATTTTCACGATCTATGGCTACTAACTGATCGAGCCCGTCCATGACAACCTGATAACCACCTTCGTCTGCACAGGCAGCATCAATCTGACTTTTAAAGTTACTAGCATTAGCCATGACTTTGAGATCGTTCGCAACAGCGTCACCAACAATTTTTTGAATGTCTTGATAGTTTTTTGGTTCAACCACGTTCACGTTTGCACAACGATAGGTATTCTGATAGTTGCTGACCGAGGCATCATCCTTAAAAATCGAGTAGGCTGCGAAGCTACTCGACACTCCTAGTCCAGCAAGCAAAACTATCTTTTTCGAAAGTAGGTTCATAGCGATCATTTCCTTTACTATTTACAATTTCAACTCAACTAGAGAATTCTTGGATAAACTTCATTCCTTACGATTCGCCTTACCTCTTCCGAATGGTCATCCAGTCTATCTTCGTAGAAGCGATAGCTGTCTGCTTTATAGCTTGCTTCTGGCCTAGGACCAATACTGGGGACCCACATGGCATGATTTGTGGCTGCAAAATCAAAATCTGGATGACCAAGCTTGCACACTGGACCTGACGAAAGGTTATCAGCAGCAAAGACCCAAAGCTCCTTGCCGTTTCCACCTGGATTGGTAGCTTGACTCAGAAAGACAGGACAGATGATGTAGCCATCCTTCTGGCCTTGAAAACTATCCCCTTTCTTCTTTAGATATTGTCCAGAACGTGAGATTGCATCTTCTGGAAATTGAAAGGAATCGACGATGGCTTCTTGATTGCAATC
Coding sequences within it:
- a CDS encoding DUF1062 domain-containing protein, translating into MTTYKHVTWTIASQSTPSILRYCRKCQSKREFNSSRKFRVNGNHKLLDVWLIYKCCQCDQTWNREILARTHVTKIDSTTLRCFRDNDHQLAERYANDIHGIKGVTRGDIVASSPFIKGLDIDLDSSCPAIITVNLEGQCNKRIDSLLAEVLDISRSKLMDLIKRQFIRSSRDSKAWYRRPPQHGQTILLGNNLSVGG
- a CDS encoding response regulator → MTKSIMVVDDDPDILDILTSFIRLAGYTPLPFSDPEEAVLNYDQQNVDLIVTDYIMPKMNGEQMINQIFESNNEVPVIMITGFEEELILESDSSKSIIVVGKPFENDSLGELINAQFSA
- a CDS encoding PilZ domain-containing protein codes for the protein MTKCSRYNDRIEFDKTISVIIKNTRLRFSCYWLKLKDLSENGVGLIYNGKGILPLKIGDFIDITLDVHCRQFQRPIHLVAEIIHQTSSKDPDDETEVIFIGAKITNVDERHQVQWKEDLATILKVSK
- a CDS encoding D-arabinono-1,4-lactone oxidase; the protein is MNLLSKKIVLLAGLGVSSSFAAYSIFKDDASVSNYQNTYRCANVNVVEPKNYQDIQKIVGDAVANDLKVMANASNFKSQIDAACADEGGYQVVMDGLDQLVAIDRENMLMTVQAGMRFDVFNRIAGEQGLAVNMVTELGTFSIGGMLGSGTHGSTLMKKGSMLSDYVTEMKIVSSQLDEDGMAKIITLRGEQLDAARVNLGVLGIVVEATIQMEPLFKVRGIAKAYDNDSNLEEVILDLARNSYSTNIGWFPGLGKYTVTSYEVVDDEPVPTKNDAFNAQADNSWLKEALFSGVFKLLHEVPGTWLQCTVANQRYKSRAESYWAKKGTRKRVEGAIGMSYDMQYFACKGGYADCVWDFLPIQLQETAIALDDLPDWIRDVKNLLAANPRTCFPLNGIYFRFGKASDSYLGMASGRDTAYISIEYTLRQGGVAFPLEEGIDRRSLGKKVPKNYFVNLEIEQMTLRKYDGRPHWGKNSPAIFEDVANKYPRFSEFLDAKEELDPNSVFVNPFFRRATGEQSLDELLVPGCNVTGECYCQNDSHCEKGAKCVEAAFFNSQEARLSGSRPAMVCQK